The genomic stretch GAAGAGCTATAAAGGAAGGggtgtttttcattttgtgtTGTATATCAATAAAGTGAAGTAAAGAAAACGTAAGCAACAAAAGGGACTTACTTTTGTGATCCAGGAATGAGTTAAGTGACTTCAAAGAGGGGATTTTTTGTGTTGCTGCTGTTGATTTCAGGTGAAAATCAGCTGATTATTATACATTCacatttagagagagaaagtaggAGAGAGAACTCGAAATCTAAAAActtccaaaaacaaaactaaagtgTTAATTAattgcctctctttttttaaaccGGACTGCCCGGCGGGTCCATTCAGGAACAAGTTGACTCGATACATGTAAAAAACAGAAGGAGAAGTGACCGGTTAAGAATTTATGCTGGCACTTGATCAACTCGTGTTTAACCCGGTTCCAAACTTATCggttatttgattattatttttctcttaaataatattattataattttattcctcatcaagtttaataagtataattaagttatccaattttgagttttaatatatacatatacacacATATCATGGGGGAGAGACCTCATGTGGTAATCATGGGAAATCCCACTCATTTGCTCCTACAAGACAGGTGGCGCTTTGTTGGCTTGTATAGAACATGACCTCAATCTTGCAGGCCCCATCATCTCCATGGATTTTTATCATCAATTGGTAAGAATGATAATTGTGTGTCAAGCGAGAGTTCACGTTTGCTTGATGGCCATGGATTTATATATCTGATTAGGTTGATTGTCGATGAAGATACATGATGGGTTCATGATCATACCGTTCAAGCTCTTGAGTTCTTGGTGGCATTGCAATCCTCTTGAGTTATTTGTAAAATATACAAATTGATCCATGCGAATGTGCTTGGAAGAGATGTGATTTAGTGAATAACATCCATGGTCTTAAAAAATAGATCGGGAATATCTCTTTTATAGTCTAGATTGGAGTCCATGTGAATTCCACTGATGTTGCCAGGGAGAAATGCAGCAGAACTCCTCAGATTCAAAAATTCTGCTCCGTTCATGTCTCCGTAATCGGTTACAAATATGATAGCATTTGTTGAATATAAAGCGGTTTgacatagaaaaaagaagagctCGTGAAGAGTAAAAAAGATGCGACCTCAGAAGAACAGAACCTAACTGTACAATTTAATCCCCCGTGGGCGTGTGGCACTCTTACATCTAGTTGTGCAGAAATTCAAAAAGGTCCCCCAACTATATAGAGTTTCTCCATTGAGGTTccaaccatcttttttttttttttaatatatataccaaaaaTACGCTAATTAACACTTTTGgctcttgtttatttattttttattaacatggatatcCGGTTTAATTTATgcatatcttgattaattttacgggtcctgaaattaatgacGTCTTTAGTATACCTGAGATTTATGAAACTCaaactgataatttttaaagaataaatttaaattctaacTAGTTGAATTACACatttcatgattaatttttattctttatcttGTTTGTTAAGTTTGTcgggtttttaaaatataattaatacataaaaatctacaaaatatttttctataaaatatttgaggtaaaaataattgatgataaaaatgataaaactagATAACATCTTAtttcatataagaaaaaaaaaaaaaaacatgataactAAAAGCAATGTATCGCTAATGaatctcttaaaaatatatagtttattaatattaattcgCGTGGATGAAAACAACGTCGTTTCACACAAACTTTTTCACCAACAGAAATAAATCCCCTCCTGAAAAGGAGcggttttttcatttcaattcaaCATCCCTCCaaaatttctctctcttctctacAGTTTGTACAATTCCCAATTCGATCCAATCAGGCTTTCTTTCTTCAACCTCCGATTAAAAATCCTAATTACTCCGAAATGTCGGCTTCAACGGTGTCAATCACGGCTAATCCAGCGTCGGCACGGCGGAGACCGGTGGTGGTTTCCGACAAGAAATTACCAAGCAACAACATCGAATTAGTAGTTCCGAGTGAACGACGAATCAACGGTGGTGGAGGCGGAGATGACATTGTCACCGCCGCGGCGAGTAGGGATCTAAGCCATCACTCGATTCGAGGAGATGCAGTTCTGGATTGGGCGGCGAAAGATATTGTTCAAGTGAAGAAGACGAGTTTGACAATTTCGCCGCGGAGGGGGAGGAAGGTGGCTGCGACGAAGGCGAAGAGACCGCTGTGGATGACGTTGGTGAGAGCTTTTACTAAGAATTTCGtgtttttgcttgttttagTAGGCTTGGTGCAGTTGGTTAGGAAATTGGCTGTGAAATCAGGGGATATTGATGGTGCTAGTGTGGGGACACAAATGGGGTTACGTGAGTTTGATGGGAGGATAGCGGAAATGGAGTCAATGGTGAAAACTGCGGTGAAAATGATTCAGGTTCAAGTGGAAGTTGTTGACAAGAAGATTGAGAGTGAAGTTGGTGGGTTAAGGAGGGAAATGAGCAGGAAAATTGATGATAAAGGTGTGATCTTGGAGGGAGAGTTGAGGAGGTTAGTGGAGAGAAGCGAAgggttggaaaagaaaattgggGAGTTGAAAGCGGGTGATTGGTTGTCGAAGGAGGATTTTGAGAAGTTCCATGAGCAGTTTAAGAAGGAAAATGATGGGGAATTTGCTGGGAGTGGTGTAGGTTTGGATGACATAATGGCGTATGCGAGGGAGATAGTGCAGAAAGAGATTGATAAGCATGCGGCTGACGGGCTTGGGAGGGTGGATTATGCGCTGGCAACTAGTGGTGGAATGGTTGTGAAGCATTCTGATCCGTATATGGCCGTGAGAGGGGCTAACTGGTTCATGAAGGGTGGAGGGGTTCATCCGAATGCTGATGAGATGCTAAAACCAAGTTTTGGGCAGCCTGGGAAGTGCTTTGCTTTGAAAGGAGGTAGGGGGTTTGTCCAGTTTAAGCTGCGAAGTGCTATTGTTCCTGAAGCTGTTACGCTGGAACACATTGCTAAGGTAATATCTTCATTCCAGTTTGTGTTTGTTTACGTTGCATAGTTAGTCGGTATGATGTATAAGCTGCAAAGATGACTTTTAGTTCGTTTTATTTACTCGGTCGCCATGCAGTGTTATTCAAACTTGCATGATTTCAAATTCAGTAGAAGTGTTAATGTTGCACAAATATTCCAAAAGACATGACCCTAACCTGTGTATCTTTAGAGTTTCAATCCTATAACCTCAAACTTGATGCTGCAACTCCGCTGCAATAGTTAAATAGTTCCCATTCTGGGTGAAAATATTTCTTGGTTGCATAGTTTTTAGTGACTTTGAGCAAGACTGCGGGGTTACAATTACAAGATACGGATGATTAGGTGAAAGATGAGCCTTCTAGAAAGTGAAGATTGGATGACggattatttataatttgctgTTTCAATTAATTTCTTGATCTCAACTAAAGATCTGAGAGGTTGGAGAAAGAAGGGCTACACAGTTGTCAAAACCAATTGAGAATGCATACTATAGAAGCATGATCATGAGCAagttatcaaaa from Populus alba chromosome 8, ASM523922v2, whole genome shotgun sequence encodes the following:
- the LOC118045064 gene encoding SUN domain-containing protein 1 — translated: MSASTVSITANPASARRRPVVVSDKKLPSNNIELVVPSERRINGGGGGDDIVTAAASRDLSHHSIRGDAVLDWAAKDIVQVKKTSLTISPRRGRKVAATKAKRPLWMTLVRAFTKNFVFLLVLVGLVQLVRKLAVKSGDIDGASVGTQMGLREFDGRIAEMESMVKTAVKMIQVQVEVVDKKIESEVGGLRREMSRKIDDKGVILEGELRRLVERSEGLEKKIGELKAGDWLSKEDFEKFHEQFKKENDGEFAGSGVGLDDIMAYAREIVQKEIDKHAADGLGRVDYALATSGGMVVKHSDPYMAVRGANWFMKGGGVHPNADEMLKPSFGQPGKCFALKGGRGFVQFKLRSAIVPEAVTLEHIAKSVAYDRSTAPKDCQVSGWMQNPDHDSADDKEKMFLLTEFTYDLEKSNAQTFNVLDKTASGLVDTLRLDFTSNHGNPSLTCIYRLRVHGYEPDRASMTAMQP